Proteins found in one Streptomyces sp. CB09001 genomic segment:
- a CDS encoding zinc ABC transporter substrate-binding protein: protein MNVRRRRISGIAVTAATALGLGALSACSSDSSAAGTAGNTDKFDVVASFYPMEYLAEQIGGDHVNVTTLTEPGQEPHDLELSARQTAQMGEADAVLYLKSLQPAVDEAIAQSDVKTKIDTATLTKLEDHGNVEHDHGGEGHAEDEHAEEEHSEGGEHALDPHVWLDPVKYAEIAQGVAESFEKADPDHADDYRKNAEALAKKLGGLDTAFKNGLAKTDTKVFFTNHAAFGYLAERYGLTQEAINGLDPESEPSPARIKELQQEAKADGVTTVFYETLVSDKTAKTLAKDAGLKTDVLDPLEGITDKSKGEDYVGVMEANLKALENALGAK, encoded by the coding sequence ATGAACGTACGACGACGCCGCATATCCGGCATAGCAGTCACCGCGGCCACCGCACTCGGCCTCGGGGCCCTCTCCGCCTGCTCCAGCGACAGTTCGGCGGCTGGTACCGCGGGCAATACCGACAAGTTCGACGTCGTCGCGTCGTTCTACCCCATGGAGTATCTCGCCGAGCAGATCGGCGGGGACCACGTAAACGTCACCACGCTCACCGAGCCCGGCCAGGAGCCGCACGACCTGGAGCTGAGCGCCAGGCAGACCGCCCAGATGGGCGAGGCGGACGCGGTGCTCTACCTGAAGTCCCTCCAGCCCGCCGTGGACGAGGCCATCGCCCAGTCCGACGTGAAGACCAAGATCGACACGGCCACGCTGACGAAGCTCGAGGACCACGGGAACGTGGAGCACGACCACGGCGGCGAGGGGCACGCGGAGGACGAGCACGCCGAGGAGGAGCACTCGGAGGGCGGGGAGCACGCCCTCGACCCGCACGTCTGGCTGGACCCGGTGAAGTACGCCGAGATCGCCCAGGGCGTCGCCGAGTCCTTCGAGAAGGCCGACCCGGACCACGCCGACGACTACCGCAAGAACGCCGAGGCGCTGGCGAAGAAGCTGGGCGGCCTGGACACGGCCTTCAAGAACGGCCTGGCGAAGACCGACACCAAGGTCTTCTTCACCAACCACGCCGCCTTCGGCTACCTCGCCGAGCGCTACGGCCTCACCCAGGAGGCCATCAACGGCCTCGACCCGGAGAGCGAGCCCAGCCCCGCCCGGATCAAGGAGCTCCAGCAGGAGGCCAAGGCCGACGGCGTCACCACCGTCTTCTACGAGACACTGGTGTCCGACAAGACCGCGAAGACCCTCGCCAAGGACGCGGGCCTGAAGACGGACGTCCTCGATCCGCTGGAGGGCATCACCGACAAGTCCAAGGGCGAGGACTACGTCGGGGTCATGGAAGCCAACCTCAAGGCGCTCGAAAACGCCCTCGGCGCCAAGTAA
- a CDS encoding metal ABC transporter ATP-binding protein, producing the protein MSDESVISLRGVRAELGSRPVLRGIDLTVRRGQVVALLGANGSGKSTAVRTIIGQVPVTAGEIELFGTPRRRFRDWARVGYVPQRTTAAGGVPATVTEVVSSGRLSRARFGVLRKADHEAVRRALDLVGMADRAKDSVNALSGGQHQRVLIARALAAEPDLLIMDEPMAGVDLASQEVLARTLREQVAAGTTVLLVLHELGPLEPLIDRAVVLRDGCVLHDGPPPEAVGQHALPGHDHVHPHAPAGAEPIRTGLLS; encoded by the coding sequence GTGAGCGACGAGTCCGTCATATCCCTGCGTGGCGTCCGCGCCGAGCTGGGCTCACGCCCCGTCCTGCGCGGCATCGACCTCACCGTGCGGCGCGGCCAGGTGGTCGCGCTGCTCGGCGCCAACGGCTCGGGCAAGTCCACGGCCGTGCGCACGATCATCGGCCAGGTGCCGGTGACGGCCGGCGAGATCGAGCTGTTCGGCACCCCCCGGCGCCGCTTCCGCGACTGGGCGCGGGTGGGCTACGTCCCGCAGCGCACCACGGCCGCGGGCGGCGTCCCCGCCACGGTGACCGAGGTGGTCTCCTCGGGCCGGCTCTCCCGGGCCCGCTTCGGCGTCCTGCGCAAGGCCGACCACGAGGCCGTACGCCGCGCCCTCGACCTGGTCGGCATGGCCGACCGCGCCAAGGACTCGGTGAACGCCCTCTCCGGCGGCCAGCACCAGCGCGTGCTGATCGCCCGCGCGCTCGCCGCCGAACCCGACCTGCTGATCATGGACGAGCCGATGGCGGGCGTCGACCTGGCCAGCCAGGAGGTGCTGGCGAGGACCCTGCGGGAACAGGTCGCGGCCGGCACCACCGTCCTCCTCGTCCTGCACGAGCTGGGCCCCCTGGAGCCGCTGATCGACCGGGCCGTGGTGCTCCGCGACGGCTGCGTCCTGCACGACGGCCCGCCGCCCGAGGCGGTCGGCCAGCACGCGCTGCCCGGCCACGACCACGTCCACCCGCACGCACCCGCGGGCGCCGAACCGATCCGTACGGGACTGCTGAGCTGA
- a CDS encoding metal ABC transporter permease produces MEILNYAFMQRALLAAVLVGITAPAIGIYLVQRRQALMGDGIGHVAMTGVGLGFLLSWSPVWMATVVSVLGAVLMELIRWYGKTRGDIALAMLFYGGMAGGVMFINLAPGGSNANLTSYLFGSLSTVSESDVTAICLLAAFVVLVTVGLRRQLFAVSQDEEFARVTGLPVRALNLLTAVTAAVTVTVAMRVVGLLLVSALMVVPVAAAQQLTRSFAATFAIAVALGVSVTIGGTVTSYYQDVPPGATIVLLTIGAFIVLSVLAAPLARRRARALAAAQPAADPAECKIPATRGAADEVGV; encoded by the coding sequence ATGGAAATCCTGAACTACGCCTTCATGCAGCGGGCGCTGCTCGCCGCCGTCCTGGTGGGCATCACCGCCCCGGCCATCGGCATCTACCTGGTCCAGCGCCGCCAGGCCCTCATGGGCGACGGCATCGGCCACGTGGCGATGACCGGCGTCGGTCTCGGCTTCCTGCTGTCCTGGTCCCCGGTGTGGATGGCGACCGTGGTCTCCGTCCTCGGCGCGGTCCTCATGGAGCTGATCCGCTGGTACGGCAAGACCCGCGGCGACATCGCCCTCGCCATGCTCTTCTACGGAGGCATGGCGGGCGGCGTGATGTTCATCAACCTCGCGCCGGGCGGCTCCAACGCCAACCTCACCTCGTACCTCTTCGGCTCCCTCTCGACGGTCTCCGAGTCCGACGTGACCGCGATCTGTCTCCTTGCCGCCTTCGTGGTCCTCGTCACCGTCGGCCTGCGCCGCCAGCTGTTCGCCGTCAGCCAGGACGAGGAGTTCGCCAGGGTCACCGGCCTGCCGGTGCGCGCGCTGAACCTGCTGACGGCCGTCACGGCGGCGGTCACGGTGACGGTCGCGATGCGCGTCGTCGGCCTGCTGCTGGTCTCCGCGCTGATGGTGGTCCCGGTGGCCGCCGCGCAGCAGCTCACCCGCAGCTTCGCCGCCACCTTCGCCATCGCCGTCGCGCTCGGTGTGAGCGTGACGATCGGCGGCACCGTCACGTCGTACTACCAGGACGTGCCGCCCGGCGCGACGATCGTGCTGCTCACCATCGGCGCGTTCATCGTGCTGAGCGTGCTGGCCGCCCCGCTGGCCAGGCGACGCGCGCGGGCACTGGCCGCGGCGCAGCCCGCCGCGGATCCGGCGGAGTGCAAGATTCCGGCCACCAGGGGGGCCGCCGACGAGGTCGGCGTCTGA
- a CDS encoding transcriptional repressor, whose product MTTAGPPVKGRATRQRAAVSAALQEVEEFRSAQELHDMLKHKGDAVGLTTVYRTLQSLADAGEVDVLRTAEGESVYRRCSTGDHHHHLVCRACGKAVEVEGPAVEKWAEAIAAEHGYVNVAHTVEIFGTCADCAGACDD is encoded by the coding sequence GTGACCACCGCTGGACCGCCCGTGAAGGGCCGCGCCACCCGGCAGCGGGCTGCCGTGTCGGCCGCCCTTCAGGAGGTCGAGGAGTTCCGCAGCGCGCAGGAGCTCCACGACATGCTCAAGCACAAGGGCGACGCGGTCGGGCTCACCACGGTCTACCGCACCCTGCAGTCCCTCGCCGACGCCGGCGAGGTCGACGTCCTGCGCACCGCCGAGGGCGAGTCCGTCTACCGGCGCTGCTCCACCGGCGACCATCACCACCACCTGGTCTGCCGCGCCTGCGGCAAGGCGGTCGAGGTGGAGGGCCCCGCCGTGGAGAAGTGGGCCGAGGCCATCGCCGCCGAGCACGGCTACGTCAACGTCGCCCACACAGTGGAGATCTTCGGCACCTGCGCCGACTGCGCGGGGGCCTGCGACGATTGA
- a CDS encoding isoprenyl transferase: MAVRGILGRHRREYRTPEPHPSGARPPKLGDLVPGHVAIVMDGNGRWAKERGLPRTEGHKVGAEQVMDVLQGAIEMGVGNISLYAFSTENWKRSPEEVRFLMNFNRDFIRKSRDTLDGLGVRVRWAGRMPRLWKSVARELQVAQEQTKENDRLTLYFCMNYGGRAEIADAAQALAEDVRAGKLDPAKVNEKTLAKYLYYPDMPDVDVFLRPSGEQRTSNFLLWQSAYAEMVFQDVLWPDFDRRDLWRACLEFASRDRRFGGAIPNEELLAMEGRSTE; the protein is encoded by the coding sequence ATGGCCGTACGCGGGATTCTGGGGCGGCATCGCCGGGAGTACAGGACGCCGGAGCCGCACCCCTCGGGCGCGCGGCCGCCGAAGCTCGGTGACCTGGTTCCGGGGCATGTGGCGATCGTCATGGACGGCAACGGGCGCTGGGCCAAGGAGCGCGGGCTGCCGCGCACCGAGGGTCACAAGGTCGGTGCCGAGCAGGTCATGGACGTGCTCCAGGGCGCGATCGAGATGGGCGTCGGGAACATCTCCCTGTACGCCTTCTCCACCGAGAACTGGAAGCGCTCGCCGGAGGAGGTGCGCTTCCTGATGAACTTCAACCGCGACTTCATCCGCAAGTCCCGCGACACCCTCGACGGGCTGGGGGTGCGGGTGCGCTGGGCGGGGCGGATGCCCCGGCTGTGGAAGTCGGTGGCCAGGGAGCTTCAGGTCGCGCAGGAGCAGACCAAGGAGAACGACCGGCTCACGCTGTACTTCTGCATGAACTACGGCGGGCGGGCCGAGATCGCCGACGCGGCGCAGGCCCTCGCCGAGGACGTGCGGGCCGGGAAGCTGGACCCGGCCAAGGTCAACGAGAAGACCCTCGCGAAGTACCTGTACTACCCGGACATGCCGGATGTAGACGTCTTTCTGCGGCCGAGCGGGGAGCAGCGCACGTCCAACTTCCTGCTCTGGCAGAGCGCGTACGCGGAGATGGTCTTCCAGGACGTGCTGTGGCCCGACTTCGACCGGCGCGACCTGTGGCGGGCCTGCCTGGAGTTCGCTTCCCGGGACCGCCGCTTCGGCGGCGCCATCCCGAACGAGGAGCTTCTGGCCATGGAGGGCCGCAGTACCGAGTAG
- the recO gene encoding DNA repair protein RecO, which translates to MSLFRDDGIVLRTQKLGEADRIITLLTRGHGRVRAVARGVRRTKSKFGARLEPFSHVDVQFFSKNSELVGRGLPLCTQSETIAPYGGGIVTDYGRYTAGTAMLETAERFTDHEGEPAVQQYLLLVGALRTLARGEHAPTLVLDAFLLRSLAVNGYAPTFGDCAKCGLPGPNRFFSVGSGGSVCVDCRVPGSVVPSPQALELLGALLAGDWGTADAAEPRYVREGSGLVSAYLHWHLERGLRSLRYVEK; encoded by the coding sequence ATGAGTCTGTTCCGCGACGACGGCATCGTGCTGCGCACCCAGAAGCTGGGTGAGGCGGACCGGATCATCACGCTGCTCACGCGCGGTCACGGGCGCGTACGCGCCGTGGCGCGCGGGGTGCGGCGCACGAAGTCGAAGTTCGGCGCCCGGCTGGAGCCGTTCTCGCACGTGGACGTGCAGTTCTTCTCGAAGAACAGCGAGCTGGTCGGGCGCGGGCTGCCGCTGTGCACGCAGAGCGAGACGATCGCGCCCTACGGCGGCGGGATCGTCACCGACTACGGGCGGTACACCGCGGGGACCGCCATGCTGGAGACGGCCGAGCGGTTCACCGACCACGAGGGCGAGCCGGCGGTACAGCAGTACCTGCTGCTCGTCGGTGCGCTCAGGACCCTCGCGCGGGGCGAGCACGCGCCGACGCTGGTGCTGGACGCGTTCCTGCTGCGCTCGCTTGCCGTGAACGGGTACGCCCCGACCTTCGGGGACTGCGCGAAGTGCGGCCTGCCCGGTCCCAACCGGTTCTTCTCGGTCGGCTCGGGCGGCTCCGTCTGCGTCGACTGCCGGGTGCCCGGCAGCGTCGTACCCTCGCCGCAGGCCCTGGAACTGCTCGGGGCGCTGCTTGCGGGAGACTGGGGTACGGCGGACGCGGCCGAGCCGCGGTACGTGCGGGAGGGGAGCGGACTGGTCTCCGCCTACCTGCACTGGCACCTTGAGCGGGGACTGCGCTCCCTGCGGTACGTCGAGAAGTAG
- a CDS encoding cupin domain-containing protein yields the protein MSYPEPRYLGEKGEINAVFRPADTAPDIVSPGGTTTHYLASHASTGGEFGLYKVDMGPKAPGARTHFHRSISESFYVLSGEVELYNGERWVTGRQGDFLYVPVGGLHAFKNDRDDPLSMLMLFSPGAPREEYFERIADFAQRGGEELREFQVRHDSFFVED from the coding sequence ATGTCGTACCCGGAGCCGCGATACCTCGGCGAGAAGGGCGAGATCAACGCCGTGTTCAGGCCGGCCGACACCGCGCCCGACATCGTCTCCCCCGGTGGCACGACCACCCACTACCTCGCGAGCCACGCCTCCACCGGAGGCGAGTTCGGGCTGTACAAGGTGGACATGGGTCCCAAGGCGCCCGGCGCCAGGACGCACTTCCACCGGAGCATCTCCGAGTCCTTCTACGTGCTGTCGGGGGAGGTGGAGCTCTACAACGGCGAACGCTGGGTCACCGGCCGCCAGGGCGACTTCCTGTACGTCCCCGTCGGCGGGCTGCACGCCTTCAAGAACGACCGTGACGACCCCCTGTCCATGCTGATGCTCTTCTCACCGGGCGCACCGCGCGAGGAGTACTTCGAGCGCATCGCCGACTTCGCACAGCGTGGCGGCGAGGAGCTGCGGGAGTTCCAGGTCCGGCACGACAGCTTCTTCGTCGAGGACTGA
- a CDS encoding response regulator transcription factor: MTIRVLLADDQNLVRAAFALLVASAPDMEVVGEAGTGRQAVELARAQRADLVVMDVRMPDLDGIEATRLIAADEDLAGVRVLVLTTYDTDENIVEALRAGASGFLVKDTRPAELLDAIRTVTAGDALLSPGPTARLIERFLRSPSALHPPGSGPDCLSDRERQVLALVARGLNNTEIADTLGLSPLTAKTHVSRIMGKLGARDRAQLVIVAYESGLVTPGAGQSQ, translated from the coding sequence ATGACGATACGCGTACTGCTGGCGGACGACCAGAACCTCGTCCGTGCGGCGTTCGCCCTGCTGGTGGCGTCGGCCCCCGACATGGAGGTCGTCGGCGAGGCCGGCACCGGCCGCCAGGCCGTGGAGCTGGCCCGTGCCCAACGCGCCGACCTGGTCGTCATGGACGTACGGATGCCCGACCTGGACGGCATCGAGGCGACCCGGCTGATCGCCGCCGACGAGGATCTCGCCGGGGTCCGCGTGCTGGTCCTCACCACCTACGACACCGACGAGAACATCGTGGAGGCGCTCCGCGCGGGCGCCTCCGGATTCCTGGTCAAGGACACCAGGCCCGCCGAACTCCTGGACGCCATCCGCACGGTGACGGCGGGCGACGCCCTCCTCTCACCCGGCCCGACGGCCCGCCTGATCGAGCGCTTCCTGCGCAGCCCCTCGGCCCTCCACCCGCCCGGATCGGGCCCCGACTGCCTCTCGGACCGGGAACGCCAGGTCCTCGCCCTGGTGGCCCGGGGCCTCAACAACACGGAGATCGCGGACACCCTGGGCCTGAGTCCGCTCACCGCGAAGACCCACGTCAGCCGCATCATGGGCAAGCTGGGAGCGCGGGACCGGGCCCAACTCGTGATCGTGGCCTACGAGTCGGGCCTGGTGACGCCGGGCGCGGGTCAGTCGCAGTAG
- a CDS encoding histidine kinase, which produces MQATTTATNRRRTARPRRAERIIAAINRDPRTAEHGTRNDAVLAAALLLGAVCLALFTDDGRRPDALGWTLLVAAHVPIVWRRRHPLLVLAALFALVGPYHGMDNNHTAVGPASYVALYTLAVTGRPLRTILTGIAVLTASVSIMLTVDTHQALELIRISGWVIAILFCGIDVRYYRQYVAAIVERAERAERTREEEARRRVAEERLRVARDLHDLLAHSITLIGVQTSVAAHVLTADPERLDREAVAKALDDIAETCRSARGELRTTLEVLRAQDTAGVPDARGPLPGLSGLPDLAESARLAGADVDLSVRADDVPPAVGAAVYRITQEALTNAVRHAGPTPSVRVAVHTEPGALCLSVTDDGTGPDPAGTPGFGLVGMRERARSVGGTLDAGPRRDAAGFEVTAVLPNPAPPRTAPLTSERTA; this is translated from the coding sequence GTGCAGGCAACCACGACAGCGACGAACCGGCGGCGGACCGCCCGGCCCCGCAGGGCCGAGCGGATCATCGCCGCGATCAACCGCGATCCCCGCACGGCCGAGCACGGCACCCGCAACGACGCCGTGCTCGCCGCGGCCCTCCTCCTCGGCGCCGTCTGCCTGGCGCTGTTCACCGACGACGGCCGCCGCCCGGACGCCCTCGGCTGGACGCTGCTGGTCGCCGCGCACGTCCCGATCGTGTGGCGGCGGCGCCACCCGCTGCTGGTGCTCGCCGCCCTGTTCGCCCTGGTCGGGCCGTACCACGGGATGGACAACAACCACACCGCCGTCGGCCCCGCCTCCTACGTGGCGCTCTACACGCTGGCGGTCACCGGCCGCCCCCTGCGCACCATCCTGACCGGCATCGCCGTCCTCACCGCGTCCGTGAGCATCATGCTCACCGTCGACACCCACCAGGCGCTCGAACTGATCCGCATCTCCGGCTGGGTCATCGCCATCCTCTTCTGCGGCATCGACGTCCGCTACTACCGCCAGTACGTCGCCGCCATCGTGGAGCGCGCCGAACGCGCCGAACGCACCCGCGAGGAGGAGGCCCGGCGCCGCGTCGCCGAGGAACGCCTGCGCGTCGCCCGGGACCTGCACGACCTGCTGGCGCACAGCATCACCCTCATCGGCGTGCAGACCTCGGTCGCCGCCCACGTCCTGACCGCCGACCCCGAACGCCTGGACCGGGAGGCCGTCGCCAAGGCCCTCGACGACATCGCCGAGACCTGCCGCTCCGCGCGCGGCGAACTGCGCACCACCCTCGAAGTGCTCCGGGCGCAGGACACCGCCGGTGTCCCCGACGCCCGGGGCCCGCTGCCCGGCCTGAGCGGGCTGCCCGACCTGGCGGAGAGCGCCCGGCTCGCCGGAGCGGACGTCGACCTGTCGGTGCGCGCCGACGACGTCCCGCCCGCGGTCGGTGCCGCCGTCTACCGCATCACCCAGGAGGCGCTGACCAACGCCGTACGCCACGCGGGGCCCACACCGTCCGTCCGCGTCGCGGTGCACACCGAGCCGGGTGCCCTGTGCCTGTCCGTCACCGACGACGGCACCGGGCCCGACCCGGCGGGCACCCCGGGCTTCGGCCTCGTCGGCATGCGCGAGCGGGCCCGCAGCGTGGGCGGCACACTCGACGCCGGACCGCGCCGGGACGCCGCCGGCTTCGAGGTGACGGCCGTACTGCCGAACCCCGCCCCGCCCCGCACCGCCCCCTTGACCTCGGAGAGAACCGCATGA
- a CDS encoding MMPL family transporter: MGATTTGAGRRRAVPWLVLGLWIAVLAIASPFAAKLGDVQRDRAVDYLPASADSTQVAKIQERLPGGEATEMVLVYHRDGGLTAADRATAAGQVAEIAAAHELTGRPAGIPSKDGTTLMYPVASTEPGTDEKARDALVNDVRDIAQGGDGLGVEVGGSGALATDASEVYNSLDGPLLYTTAAVVALLLILIYRSPFLWLVPLAVAGLADYLSMGVAYGLNQTFGTSVSGQSSGIMTILVFGVGTDYALLLVSRYREELRRIERPYDAMLAALRGCGPAVLASSGTVAAGLLCLLAADLNSSRGMGPLGTVGVLCALAAMLTLLPALLVLLGRRVFWPLVPRYGSTPKARRSLFAAMGSSAERRPRTVLVGGAVLLGALALGAFALPGNLKQEDSFTTRPDAIAAMETLADAYPESGTQPISVISPTDRAEAALAEIRDTRGVESAEAGRSGGGWTELTVLASAPPQSAAESATIETLRDRLDGSYVGGPSAEQIDLEDTNARDTAIVVPLVLLSVLLILTVLLRSLVAPLILVAAVVAVWGAALGIGGLVFDPLFGFEGTDPGLGLLSFVFLVALGVDYGIFLMHRMREESLNGAEPTEAALSALRTTGGVIASAGLVLAATFAVLTSMPMVQLVELGFVIAVGVLLDTFLVRTYLVTSASVALRRRVWWPGRLSREPGRSAPDELREPVGV; the protein is encoded by the coding sequence ATGGGGGCCACAACGACAGGCGCGGGGCGGCGACGGGCCGTGCCCTGGCTGGTGCTCGGACTGTGGATCGCCGTGCTGGCGATCGCCTCGCCGTTCGCGGCGAAACTCGGCGACGTGCAGCGCGACCGGGCCGTCGACTACCTGCCGGCGAGCGCCGACTCGACGCAGGTCGCCAAGATCCAGGAGCGGCTGCCGGGCGGCGAGGCCACCGAGATGGTCCTCGTCTACCACCGCGACGGCGGACTGACCGCCGCCGACCGGGCCACCGCCGCCGGGCAGGTCGCCGAGATCGCCGCGGCGCACGAACTCACCGGCCGCCCGGCGGGCATCCCGTCCAAGGACGGCACCACCCTCATGTATCCGGTGGCCTCCACCGAGCCCGGCACGGACGAGAAGGCCCGCGACGCACTCGTCAACGACGTACGGGACATCGCCCAGGGGGGCGACGGGCTCGGCGTCGAGGTAGGCGGCTCCGGCGCGCTCGCCACCGACGCCTCCGAGGTCTACAACTCCCTCGACGGCCCGCTGCTCTACACCACCGCCGCGGTGGTCGCCCTCCTCCTGATCCTCATCTACCGCAGCCCCTTCCTGTGGCTCGTCCCGCTCGCCGTCGCCGGACTCGCCGACTACCTCTCCATGGGCGTCGCCTACGGCCTCAACCAGACCTTCGGCACCTCCGTCTCCGGCCAGAGCAGCGGCATCATGACCATCCTCGTCTTCGGCGTGGGCACCGACTACGCGCTGCTGCTGGTCTCCCGCTACCGCGAGGAACTGCGCCGCATCGAGCGGCCGTACGACGCCATGCTCGCCGCCCTGCGCGGCTGCGGACCCGCCGTCCTGGCCTCCTCCGGCACCGTCGCCGCCGGACTCCTGTGCCTGCTCGCCGCCGACCTCAACTCCAGCCGGGGCATGGGCCCCCTGGGCACCGTCGGCGTGCTGTGCGCGCTGGCCGCCATGCTGACCCTGCTGCCCGCGCTCCTCGTCCTGCTCGGCCGCCGCGTCTTCTGGCCGCTGGTGCCCCGCTACGGCAGCACCCCCAAGGCCCGCCGGTCGCTGTTCGCCGCGATGGGCAGCTCCGCCGAACGCCGGCCCCGCACCGTCCTGGTGGGCGGCGCCGTCCTGCTCGGCGCGCTCGCGCTGGGCGCCTTCGCCCTGCCCGGCAACCTCAAGCAGGAGGACTCCTTCACCACCCGCCCCGACGCGATCGCCGCGATGGAGACCCTCGCCGACGCCTACCCGGAGTCCGGCACCCAGCCGATCAGCGTCATCAGCCCCACCGACCGCGCCGAGGCCGCCCTCGCCGAGATCCGCGACACCCGCGGCGTCGAGAGCGCCGAGGCCGGGCGCAGCGGCGGCGGCTGGACGGAACTGACCGTACTGGCCTCCGCGCCGCCCCAGTCGGCCGCCGAGTCCGCCACCATCGAGACCCTGCGCGACAGGCTCGACGGCTCCTACGTCGGCGGCCCCAGCGCCGAGCAGATCGACCTGGAGGACACCAACGCCCGGGACACCGCCATCGTCGTACCGCTCGTGCTCCTGTCGGTCCTGCTGATCCTCACGGTGCTGCTGCGCTCGCTGGTCGCGCCGCTGATCCTGGTCGCCGCCGTCGTCGCCGTGTGGGGTGCGGCCCTCGGCATCGGCGGCCTCGTCTTCGATCCCCTCTTCGGCTTCGAGGGCACCGACCCCGGGCTCGGCCTGCTCTCCTTCGTCTTCCTGGTCGCCCTCGGCGTCGACTACGGCATCTTCCTGATGCACCGCATGCGCGAGGAGTCCCTGAACGGCGCCGAACCCACCGAGGCCGCCCTGTCCGCGCTGCGCACCACCGGCGGCGTCATCGCCTCGGCCGGGCTGGTCCTCGCCGCCACCTTCGCCGTGCTCACCAGCATGCCGATGGTGCAGCTGGTCGAGCTGGGCTTCGTCATCGCGGTCGGCGTCCTGCTCGACACCTTCCTCGTCCGCACCTACCTGGTCACCAGCGCGAGCGTCGCCCTGCGACGCCGGGTGTGGTGGCCGGGGCGGCTGTCCCGGGAGCCCGGCCGGTCCGCCCCGGACGAGCTACGGGAGCCCGTCGGTGTCTGA
- a CDS encoding SCO2521 family protein produces MAPRQSTPPAVLACGEIRTCLLPARQALDIRSAAQLLGLRADERVLLSERPGLYARSPDTLTGVDCPLPSANGARIRAVGTVTAHAALTEGRVLQTSAHCRLPGTGPDQRRPWGEYLVRPGVVEPLGKLPHEAVAQGVLGGPRHGDLDVGLIADGLLTRVLRHPLLDQRPPFRSRPTRLRWAALPAAPGEGPSLERFTLAEDELRTVRLRVPETVTGAELAALCDDLALHDWLLTTVVRMLDGLRLGAGAAHDAGAVVRTLRPAVDHLLHLWMPGARVGRELAALWDPLEERPGFTRQWQALVQRIRDQLTLHAIPAAHREVEPAP; encoded by the coding sequence ATGGCGCCGCGGCAGAGCACCCCGCCCGCCGTCCTCGCCTGCGGCGAGATCCGCACCTGTCTGCTGCCCGCCCGGCAGGCCCTCGACATCCGGTCCGCCGCCCAGCTCCTCGGCCTGCGCGCCGACGAACGCGTGCTGCTCTCCGAACGCCCCGGCCTCTACGCGCGTTCCCCCGACACCCTCACCGGCGTCGACTGCCCGCTGCCCAGCGCCAACGGCGCCCGCATCCGCGCCGTCGGCACCGTCACCGCGCACGCCGCGCTCACCGAGGGCCGCGTCCTGCAGACCTCCGCGCACTGCCGCCTGCCCGGCACCGGACCCGACCAGCGACGCCCCTGGGGCGAGTACCTGGTGCGGCCCGGCGTCGTCGAACCGCTCGGCAAACTCCCGCACGAGGCGGTCGCGCAGGGAGTCCTCGGCGGCCCCCGCCACGGCGACCTCGACGTCGGACTCATCGCCGACGGCCTGCTCACCCGGGTGCTGCGCCACCCCCTGCTCGACCAGCGCCCGCCCTTCCGGTCCCGGCCCACCCGGCTGCGCTGGGCGGCGCTGCCCGCGGCCCCCGGCGAGGGTCCCTCGCTGGAACGGTTCACCCTCGCCGAGGACGAACTGCGCACCGTACGCCTGCGCGTGCCCGAGACCGTCACCGGCGCCGAACTGGCCGCGCTCTGCGACGACCTGGCCCTGCACGACTGGCTGCTCACCACCGTCGTCCGCATGCTCGACGGCCTCCGCCTCGGCGCCGGGGCCGCCCACGACGCCGGCGCCGTCGTACGGACCCTGCGCCCGGCCGTCGACCACCTCCTGCACCTGTGGATGCCGGGCGCCCGGGTCGGCCGCGAACTGGCCGCGCTGTGGGACCCGCTGGAGGAACGTCCCGGCTTCACCCGGCAGTGGCAGGCCCTGGTGCAGCGCATCCGCGACCAGCTCACCCTGCACGCCATTCCCGCAGCCCACCGGGAGGTGGAACCGGCTCCCTGA